Proteins encoded by one window of Bradyrhizobium sp. B097:
- a CDS encoding branched-chain amino acid ABC transporter permease: MTNAVTPAPAVAKEEAAGALSFYGVWLLAAAALVVLPLIFSSGGSLTSFSLIGIAIIFALSYNILLGQTGLLSFGHAVQYGLGGFLAVHAMNAVASHNWPIPLPVIPLVGGIGGMAFALVVGWVMTKRAGTVFAMISLGIGELVASSSLILRSVFGGESGITTDRTALMPLFGWTFGPQIQVYYLIAFWVMVSAIAMYALTRTPLGRICNAVRDNPERVEFIGYDPHVVRYLAYMFAGFFAGIAGGLAAINFEIANSAYLGATQSGLVLFAAFIGGTAYFFGPILGAILVTYLQLGLTNVTSVWQLYFGIIFIAIVMFAPGGIAGILMKHRPLIRAGTLGTVIPSYLVAAIPTLALALGIILTIETVARFSGGDAINLLGIPFVATAPATWATAAILVVGGFLVARITWRRVAEAWDRAATVARDRGYLA, translated from the coding sequence ATGACGAACGCTGTGACCCCCGCTCCCGCAGTGGCCAAAGAAGAGGCCGCCGGTGCCCTGAGCTTCTATGGCGTCTGGCTGCTCGCAGCCGCCGCGCTCGTCGTGCTGCCGCTGATCTTCTCCTCCGGCGGCTCGCTGACCTCGTTCAGCCTGATCGGCATCGCGATCATCTTCGCGCTGTCCTACAACATCCTGCTCGGCCAGACCGGGCTCTTGTCGTTCGGCCACGCCGTGCAGTACGGCCTCGGCGGCTTCCTCGCCGTGCACGCCATGAACGCCGTCGCGAGCCACAACTGGCCGATCCCGCTGCCGGTGATCCCGCTGGTCGGCGGCATCGGCGGCATGGCGTTCGCGCTGGTGGTCGGCTGGGTCATGACCAAGCGCGCCGGCACCGTGTTCGCGATGATCTCGCTCGGCATCGGCGAGTTAGTCGCCTCGTCGTCGCTGATCCTGCGCAGCGTGTTCGGCGGCGAATCCGGCATCACCACCGACCGCACCGCGCTGATGCCACTATTCGGCTGGACCTTCGGGCCGCAGATCCAGGTCTACTACCTGATCGCGTTCTGGGTAATGGTCTCGGCAATCGCGATGTACGCGCTGACCCGCACGCCGCTCGGGCGCATCTGCAACGCGGTGCGCGACAATCCGGAACGGGTCGAGTTCATCGGCTACGATCCGCATGTGGTGCGCTATCTCGCCTACATGTTCGCCGGCTTCTTCGCCGGCATCGCCGGCGGCCTCGCCGCGATCAATTTCGAGATCGCCAACTCGGCCTATCTCGGCGCGACGCAGTCGGGCCTGGTGCTGTTCGCAGCCTTCATCGGCGGCACCGCCTACTTCTTCGGTCCGATCCTCGGCGCCATCCTGGTGACGTACCTGCAGCTCGGGCTGACCAACGTCACCTCGGTCTGGCAGCTCTATTTCGGCATCATCTTCATCGCCATCGTGATGTTCGCACCGGGCGGCATCGCCGGCATTTTGATGAAGCACCGTCCGCTGATCCGCGCCGGTACGCTCGGCACCGTCATCCCGTCTTACCTGGTCGCGGCGATCCCGACGCTGGCGCTGGCGCTCGGCATCATCCTGACCATCGAGACGGTCGCGCGCTTCTCCGGCGGCGATGCCATCAATCTGCTCGGCATTCCCTTCGTCGCGACCGCGCCGGCGACCTGGGCGACTGCCGCGATTCTCGTCGTCGGCGGCTTCCTGGTCGCGCGCATCACCTGGCGGCGCGTTGCGGAAGCCTGGGATCGCGCCGCGACGGTGGCCCGTGATCGGGGGTATCTCGCATGA
- a CDS encoding ABC transporter ATP-binding protein, with protein sequence MTAAIQVNAVEKSFGNVAIIRDLNLSVAKGERHAIIGPNGAGKSTTFNLISGYIKPTSGEIRLNGEVTSGLRPFEINRRGLSRSFQVTNVFARMTVWENVRCAVLWATGHRYAFWKNVDNLPEVKQRTAQILDDIHLTHRRDVPAGLLTYAEQRELEIGITIAGGASVIMLDEPTAGMSHAETERAVALIRRLTEGRTLVIVEHDMSVVFGLADRISVLVYGHIIASGTPEEIRGNPKVKEAYLGEEVD encoded by the coding sequence ATGACCGCAGCCATCCAAGTCAACGCCGTCGAGAAGAGCTTCGGCAATGTCGCCATCATCCGCGATCTCAATCTGAGCGTCGCCAAGGGCGAGCGTCACGCCATCATCGGCCCGAACGGCGCCGGCAAGTCGACGACGTTCAACCTGATCAGTGGCTACATCAAGCCAACCTCGGGCGAGATCCGGCTCAACGGCGAGGTCACCTCGGGGCTGCGGCCGTTCGAGATCAACCGGCGCGGGCTGTCGCGCTCGTTCCAGGTCACCAACGTGTTCGCCCGCATGACGGTGTGGGAGAACGTCCGCTGCGCCGTGCTGTGGGCGACCGGCCACCGCTACGCGTTCTGGAAGAATGTCGACAACCTGCCCGAGGTGAAGCAGCGCACCGCGCAGATCCTCGACGACATCCATCTCACCCATCGCCGCGACGTGCCGGCAGGCTTGCTCACCTATGCCGAGCAGCGCGAGCTGGAGATCGGCATCACGATCGCCGGCGGCGCCAGTGTCATCATGCTGGACGAGCCGACCGCGGGCATGAGCCATGCCGAGACCGAGCGCGCCGTCGCGCTGATCCGCCGCCTCACCGAAGGACGCACGCTCGTGATCGTCGAGCACGACATGAGCGTGGTGTTCGGCCTCGCCGACCGCATCTCGGTCTTGGTCTACGGCCACATCATCGCCTCCGGCACTCCGGAGGAAATCCGCGGCAATCCGAAGGTCAAGGAAGCCTATCTCGGCGAGGAGGTCGACTGA
- a CDS encoding ABC transporter ATP-binding protein: MLEVRNLHAYYGKSHILQGVDLDIAAGEVVSLLGRNGVGRSTTVKAIMGEVPPQGTIRFKGQDIAGLPSHKIARLGLGYVPEHRDVFPSLTVRQNLILGIKDPRRPGKWRLQEMLDMFPNLARRADTPAGVLSGGEKQMLTTCRTLLGDPDLMMIDEPTEGLAPLIVQQVGELIARIAKAGVAILLVEQKLSIAMKISNRVYIMGHGRVVFEGTPDQLKANAAIREEWLEV; this comes from the coding sequence ATGCTCGAGGTCAGGAATCTCCACGCCTATTACGGCAAGAGCCACATCCTGCAGGGTGTCGATCTCGACATCGCCGCCGGCGAAGTGGTCAGCCTGCTCGGCCGCAACGGCGTCGGCCGCTCGACCACCGTCAAGGCGATCATGGGCGAAGTGCCGCCGCAAGGCACCATCCGCTTCAAGGGCCAGGACATCGCGGGTTTGCCGAGCCACAAGATCGCCCGCCTCGGCCTCGGCTATGTGCCGGAGCATCGCGACGTCTTCCCGAGCCTGACGGTTCGCCAGAACCTGATCCTCGGCATCAAGGACCCGCGTCGCCCCGGCAAGTGGCGGCTGCAGGAGATGCTCGACATGTTCCCCAACCTCGCCCGCCGCGCCGATACGCCGGCCGGCGTGCTGTCGGGCGGCGAGAAGCAGATGCTGACCACCTGCCGCACGCTGCTCGGCGACCCCGACCTGATGATGATCGACGAGCCGACCGAGGGCCTGGCGCCGCTGATCGTGCAGCAGGTCGGCGAACTGATCGCGCGGATCGCGAAAGCCGGCGTCGCCATCCTGCTGGTCGAGCAGAAGCTCTCGATCGCGATGAAGATCTCGAACCGGGTCTACATCATGGGCCACGGCCGCGTGGTGTTCGAAGGCACCCCCGACCAGCTCAAGGCGAACGCCGCCATTCGCGAGGAATGGCTCGAGGTGTGA
- a CDS encoding LysR family transcriptional regulator: protein MSLNPRHVDLFREVVRHNGITKAALSLRIGQPFVSRAIARLEREIGFALFERGRGGVTLTPEGEIFLHEVERNQAGLEYLARAARGIRARGSGTLRIACLPAFTYSLMPRIVSKFSRKNPGIMLSVAVHSPERVWSLVAAGQCDVGLARPQSGFTAVDDELLMTTDAICVLPRQHRLRSKRLIMPKDLHGEAMIAPAPGAPHRTRLERAFEDAGAEVRTVAEIQYSMQRCALVAQGLGFSIVDPVVARDFASARIVLKPFTPRLEITTVLLFPSQRPRSRLALEFCDLLRAETAEYRKPARAPA, encoded by the coding sequence ATGTCCCTGAATCCGAGACACGTTGACCTGTTTCGCGAGGTCGTCCGTCACAACGGAATTACCAAGGCGGCCCTGAGCCTGCGGATCGGGCAGCCCTTCGTCAGTCGCGCCATCGCGCGGCTGGAGCGCGAGATCGGCTTCGCGCTGTTCGAACGCGGGCGCGGCGGCGTCACCTTGACGCCGGAAGGCGAGATATTCCTGCATGAGGTGGAGCGCAACCAGGCCGGGCTGGAGTATCTGGCGCGTGCGGCGCGCGGCATTCGCGCGCGGGGCAGCGGGACGCTGAGGATCGCCTGCCTTCCGGCATTCACCTATTCGTTGATGCCGCGGATCGTCAGCAAGTTCTCCAGGAAGAACCCCGGCATCATGCTGTCGGTCGCCGTGCATAGCCCCGAACGGGTCTGGAGCCTGGTTGCTGCGGGCCAGTGCGATGTCGGGCTGGCGCGACCCCAGTCAGGTTTTACAGCGGTCGACGACGAACTGCTGATGACGACCGACGCCATCTGCGTGCTGCCGCGTCAGCACCGGCTGCGGTCCAAGCGATTGATCATGCCAAAAGACCTGCACGGCGAGGCGATGATTGCGCCGGCCCCGGGCGCGCCGCATCGAACGCGCCTCGAACGCGCCTTCGAAGACGCCGGGGCCGAGGTCAGAACGGTGGCGGAGATTCAGTACAGCATGCAGCGCTGCGCCCTGGTTGCGCAGGGGCTGGGCTTCTCGATCGTCGATCCCGTCGTGGCGCGGGATTTTGCCAGCGCCCGGATCGTGCTGAAGCCGTTCACGCCGCGGCTGGAGATCACCACCGTGCTGCTGTTTCCGTCGCAACGGCCGCGCAGCCGTCTCGCGCTCGAATTCTGCGACCTGCTTCGCGCCGAGACCGCGGAATACAGGAAGCCCGCGCGCGCTCCGGCCTGA
- a CDS encoding N-acetyltransferase, producing MQFADRHAALATDRILLTRIHRSEISRVKPLGDAGMLRQLDRSGPGQAAAARMAATLSCANVTAAFAIEDAGSGGIVGLTAFAALEPEEKRARFAPIWSSGRLDEVLLISHVAHLMTRYAFEVLAVERAEVHLDWRLRRTLELYTGLGFRCEGRLRAYFACDEGPSADAAVLSVVRSGWPAVADRQRRLLANEAWRSRLPSDRPP from the coding sequence ATGCAATTCGCAGACAGACATGCCGCCTTGGCCACCGACCGCATCCTGCTGACCAGGATCCACCGTTCCGAGATCTCGCGGGTCAAGCCGCTCGGGGACGCCGGCATGCTTCGGCAGCTCGATCGCAGCGGACCCGGCCAGGCGGCGGCCGCGCGCATGGCAGCCACGCTGAGCTGCGCGAACGTCACGGCCGCGTTCGCGATCGAGGACGCCGGGTCGGGCGGCATCGTCGGCCTTACCGCTTTCGCGGCGCTCGAGCCGGAGGAGAAGCGGGCGAGGTTTGCGCCGATCTGGAGCAGCGGACGATTGGACGAGGTCCTGCTCATCAGCCATGTCGCGCATCTCATGACGCGGTATGCTTTCGAGGTGCTCGCCGTCGAGCGGGCCGAGGTGCATCTGGATTGGCGCCTGCGGCGTACGCTCGAGCTCTACACCGGCCTCGGCTTCCGCTGCGAGGGACGGCTTCGTGCCTATTTTGCCTGCGATGAAGGTCCATCCGCCGACGCTGCGGTCCTCAGCGTGGTACGCTCCGGATGGCCTGCCGTCGCCGACCGACAGCGCCGGCTCCTTGCCAACGAGGCGTGGCGCAGTCGGCTTCCGTCCGATCGTCCCCCATAG
- the uca gene encoding urea carboxylase, which yields MFSKVLIANRGEIAGRIGRTLHRMGISSVAVYSDADRFTRPVLEADEAVRIGPAPAAESYLNVDAIMAACLATGAQAVHPGYGFLSENRRFAERLAEHGIKFIGPRPEHLDAFGLKHRAREIAERSGVPLLPGSGLLETIDEAVRQAEAIGFPVMLKSTAGGGGIGMQLCHDMATLRERFESVQRTARASFGDARVYLERFVAQARHIEVQIFGNGKGDVVALGERDCSLQRRNQKVFEETPAPGLSTEIRQRLHAAAVSLGKAVAYESAGTVEFIYDVAREDFYFLEVNTRLQVEHPVTEQVTGVDLVEWMIRQAAGEDVLGQAGALAPKGAAIEVRLYAENPGAGFRPSAGRLTQVAFSPDARIDGWIETGTEVSPFYDPMLAKIIVSAETREAAIAKLTQALDDTVVAGIETNLDYLRAIAASDVFRSGQVATSVLGAFVYRPRTIDVVAPGAQSGVQELPGRLHLWHVGVPPSGPMDERSFRLANRVVGNPETTTALELTVNGPTLRFNTDAIVALSGARMKASLDGAEVAHDEPVAVRAGQTLVIGSIKGPGQRSYLAVRGGIDVPEILGSRAVFALGAFGGHATGSLKAGDVLHIGAETSSLAAPRRATEDDRPELTSAWQIGVVYGPHGAPDFFLDEDIETLFAASYEVHFNSARTGVRLIGPKPRWARSDGGEAGLHPSNIHDNAYAVGSIDFTGDMPIILGPDGPSLGGFVCPAVVARDELWKVGQLRPGDTVRFVPVKRDDPVAGPTVLQAPELGAAIVGRNDDGPIPVVYRRAGDDNLLVEYGPMELDIALRLRVHVLAQALEEARLGGLIDLTPGIRSLQIHYDGTALSRTKLLDLLRKIERELPDVDAMRVPSRTVHLPLSWRDPQAELAMRKYQELVRADAPWCPSNVEFIRRINGLGSEDDVRRIVFDADYFVLGLGDVYLGAPVATPLDPRHRLVTTKYNPARTWTPENAVGIGGAYMCIYGMEGPGGYQLFGRTIQVWNSWRTTRVFEPGHPWLLRFFDKIRFFPVDADELLDARAAFPHGQYDIRIEQGEFSYADYAKSLAEARPSIAAFKATQQAAFDAERQRWREMKLDETPVESIDAGAAATGIPDGQVGAFSEVPGNIWKILVEEGAVVAPGDTLAIIESMKMEISVHSPSAGRIASVPVKPGQTLRAGDVVALIRPE from the coding sequence ATGTTCAGCAAGGTCCTGATTGCCAACCGCGGCGAGATCGCCGGGCGGATCGGCAGAACATTGCACCGCATGGGCATCTCTTCGGTCGCGGTCTATTCCGACGCCGACCGCTTCACGCGGCCGGTGCTCGAGGCCGACGAGGCGGTGCGCATTGGTCCTGCACCGGCGGCCGAGAGCTATCTCAACGTCGATGCGATCATGGCGGCGTGCCTTGCGACCGGCGCACAGGCGGTGCATCCCGGTTACGGCTTCCTGTCGGAGAACCGCCGCTTTGCCGAGCGGCTCGCCGAACACGGCATCAAGTTCATCGGGCCGCGGCCTGAGCATCTCGACGCCTTCGGCCTCAAGCACCGTGCGCGCGAGATCGCCGAGCGCAGCGGCGTGCCGCTGCTGCCCGGCTCCGGCCTGCTCGAGACCATCGACGAGGCGGTGCGACAGGCGGAAGCGATCGGCTTTCCCGTGATGCTGAAGAGCACGGCGGGCGGCGGCGGCATCGGCATGCAGCTCTGCCACGACATGGCGACCCTGCGCGAGCGGTTTGAATCCGTGCAGCGCACGGCGCGCGCAAGCTTCGGCGACGCCCGGGTCTATCTCGAGCGGTTCGTCGCCCAAGCGCGCCACATCGAGGTGCAGATCTTCGGCAACGGCAAGGGCGATGTGGTCGCGCTCGGCGAGCGCGATTGCTCGCTGCAGCGGCGCAACCAGAAGGTTTTTGAGGAGACCCCCGCGCCCGGCCTCTCCACGGAGATCAGGCAACGGCTGCATGCGGCTGCGGTGTCGCTCGGCAAGGCGGTGGCTTACGAATCCGCGGGCACGGTGGAGTTCATCTACGATGTCGCGCGCGAGGACTTCTATTTCCTCGAGGTGAACACCCGTCTCCAGGTCGAGCATCCCGTCACCGAGCAGGTCACTGGCGTCGACCTCGTGGAATGGATGATCCGGCAGGCGGCCGGCGAGGATGTGCTGGGCCAAGCCGGCGCGCTCGCACCGAAGGGCGCGGCGATCGAGGTGCGGCTCTATGCCGAGAACCCGGGCGCAGGCTTTCGCCCCAGCGCGGGCCGCCTGACCCAGGTCGCGTTTTCGCCGGATGCGCGGATCGACGGATGGATCGAGACCGGCACCGAGGTGTCGCCGTTCTACGATCCGATGCTGGCCAAGATCATCGTGTCGGCCGAGACGCGCGAGGCCGCGATCGCAAAGCTGACGCAGGCGTTGGATGACACGGTCGTCGCCGGCATCGAGACCAATCTGGATTATCTGCGCGCCATCGCGGCGTCCGATGTGTTCCGCAGCGGGCAGGTGGCGACCAGCGTGCTCGGCGCATTCGTCTATCGCCCCCGCACCATCGATGTCGTCGCACCCGGTGCCCAAAGCGGCGTGCAGGAATTGCCCGGCCGGCTGCATCTCTGGCATGTCGGCGTGCCGCCCAGCGGGCCGATGGACGAGCGGTCGTTTCGTCTTGCCAACCGCGTGGTCGGCAATCCGGAGACCACAACCGCGCTGGAACTAACGGTCAACGGGCCGACCTTGCGCTTCAACACCGATGCGATCGTCGCGCTCTCGGGTGCACGCATGAAGGCATCGCTCGACGGTGCCGAGGTCGCCCATGACGAGCCGGTCGCGGTGCGCGCGGGTCAGACGCTCGTGATCGGCAGCATCAAGGGCCCCGGCCAGCGCAGCTATCTCGCCGTGCGTGGCGGCATCGACGTGCCAGAAATTCTTGGGTCGCGGGCGGTGTTCGCGCTCGGTGCCTTCGGTGGCCATGCGACGGGCTCGCTGAAGGCCGGCGACGTGCTACATATCGGTGCCGAGACATCGAGCCTTGCGGCGCCGCGGCGCGCAACGGAGGACGACCGGCCAGAGCTGACTTCAGCGTGGCAGATCGGCGTGGTCTATGGCCCGCATGGCGCGCCGGACTTCTTCCTCGACGAGGACATCGAGACGCTGTTCGCGGCGAGCTATGAGGTGCACTTCAACAGTGCCCGCACCGGTGTGCGGCTGATCGGGCCGAAGCCGCGCTGGGCGCGTTCCGATGGCGGCGAGGCCGGGCTGCATCCGTCGAACATTCATGACAACGCCTATGCGGTCGGCTCGATCGATTTCACCGGCGACATGCCGATCATTCTCGGTCCAGATGGACCGAGTCTCGGCGGTTTCGTGTGTCCGGCGGTCGTCGCGCGCGACGAGCTGTGGAAGGTCGGCCAGCTCAGGCCCGGCGACACCGTCCGCTTCGTTCCGGTGAAACGCGACGATCCCGTCGCCGGCCCCACGGTGCTGCAAGCGCCCGAGCTCGGCGCGGCCATCGTTGGCCGCAACGATGACGGTCCGATCCCGGTGGTCTACCGCCGTGCCGGCGACGACAACCTGCTGGTCGAATATGGTCCGATGGAGCTCGACATCGCGCTGCGGCTGCGCGTCCATGTGCTGGCGCAGGCGCTGGAGGAAGCAAGACTCGGCGGCCTGATCGATCTCACGCCCGGCATCCGCTCGCTGCAGATCCATTATGACGGCACCGCGCTGTCGCGAACGAAGCTGCTCGACTTGCTGCGAAAGATCGAGCGCGAACTGCCTGATGTCGATGCGATGCGGGTACCGAGCCGCACCGTGCATCTGCCGCTGTCGTGGCGGGATCCGCAGGCCGAGCTTGCGATGCGCAAGTATCAGGAGCTGGTCCGCGCGGATGCGCCGTGGTGTCCGTCGAATGTCGAGTTCATCCGGCGCATCAACGGGCTCGGCAGCGAGGACGATGTCCGCCGCATCGTGTTCGATGCGGACTATTTCGTGCTCGGCCTTGGCGACGTCTATCTCGGCGCGCCGGTGGCGACGCCGCTCGATCCACGGCACCGGCTGGTGACCACCAAGTACAATCCGGCGCGGACCTGGACGCCAGAGAACGCGGTCGGCATCGGCGGCGCCTATATGTGCATCTACGGCATGGAAGGGCCGGGCGGCTACCAGCTGTTCGGCCGCACCATCCAGGTCTGGAACAGCTGGCGTACCACGCGGGTGTTCGAGCCGGGTCATCCCTGGCTGTTGCGGTTCTTCGACAAGATCCGCTTCTTCCCGGTCGATGCCGACGAACTGCTCGACGCCCGCGCCGCGTTCCCGCACGGGCAATACGACATCAGGATCGAGCAGGGCGAGTTCTCCTACGCCGACTATGCGAAGTCGTTGGCCGAAGCGCGGCCGTCGATCGCCGCGTTCAAGGCAACGCAGCAGGCGGCGTTCGATGCCGAGCGCCAGCGCTGGCGCGAGATGAAGCTCGACGAGACGCCGGTGGAATCGATCGATGCAGGGGCTGCGGCAACCGGCATTCCCGACGGCCAGGTCGGCGCGTTCTCGGAGGTGCCGGGCAACATCTGGAAGATACTGGTCGAGGAGGGCGCCGTGGTCGCACCCGGCGACACACTCGCCATCATCGAGTCCATGAAGATGGAGATATCAGTGCATTCGCCGAGCGCGGGCCGCATTGCGTCGGTGCCGGTCAAGCCCGGCCAGACGCTGCGCGCGGGCGATGTGGTGGCGTTGATCCGGCCGGAGTAG
- a CDS encoding urea amidolyase associated protein UAAP2 — translation MTTQFAQTRGRIVLDAEIPARKPWSAIIRKGQTLRITDTHGQQAVDTLFYRADDYQERYSGQDTLRAQGSAYVGLGTRIMSNEGRVMLRVVADSCGLHDTSAGACSCESNTVRFGHQTRYQHACRENFVIEAAKYGMSKRDIVPNLNFFMNVPIDPAGNFTVVDGVSKPGDVIELVAEMDVLCLISNCPQINNPCNGFFPTAVQVTIFEPEA, via the coding sequence ATGACCACGCAATTCGCTCAGACCCGCGGCCGCATCGTTCTCGACGCGGAAATTCCCGCGCGCAAGCCGTGGTCCGCCATCATCCGCAAAGGCCAGACGCTGCGGATCACGGATACCCATGGCCAGCAGGCGGTCGATACGCTGTTCTATCGTGCCGACGACTATCAGGAGCGCTACAGCGGCCAGGATACGCTGCGCGCGCAGGGTTCGGCCTATGTTGGGCTCGGCACCCGGATCATGTCCAACGAGGGCCGCGTGATGCTGCGCGTGGTGGCCGACAGTTGCGGCCTGCACGACACTTCGGCGGGCGCCTGCTCCTGCGAAAGCAACACGGTGCGGTTCGGGCACCAGACCCGCTACCAGCACGCCTGCCGCGAGAATTTCGTGATCGAAGCCGCGAAGTACGGCATGTCGAAGCGCGACATCGTGCCGAATTTGAACTTCTTCATGAACGTGCCGATCGATCCCGCCGGAAATTTCACCGTGGTCGACGGCGTCTCCAAACCCGGCGACGTCATCGAGCTGGTGGCGGAGATGGACGTGCTGTGCCTGATCTCGAACTGCCCGCAGATCAACAATCCCTGCAACGGCTTCTTCCCGACGGCGGTACAGGTCACGATCTTCGAGCCGGAGGCGTGA
- a CDS encoding urea amidolyase associated protein UAAP1 — protein sequence MILTEEQKAEIAAHTRRYNELKAAGQEHAPRALPAPTARDAAPIATDAIIRREVIPAGWYWTTRLNRGDTLRIVNTSGTSTVSLLAWNSADTTERLNHADTIKVQWAARMQKGRVLLSDMGRALLGITEDSSAAHDAVVGGSTAATNLAKYGEGSFRNTRDNFILAAAKLGLDRRDVHSCVSFFAPVAIDADGRFVWSGARRQKGDFVDLRAEMDLLIALSNCPHPLDPAESYPQASVEIVRYRSAQPAADDLCRTATAEAIRAYQNNALYLGEMSEGAVR from the coding sequence ATGATCCTCACAGAGGAACAGAAGGCCGAGATCGCGGCGCATACCCGACGTTACAACGAGCTGAAGGCGGCAGGGCAGGAGCACGCACCGCGGGCGCTGCCGGCGCCGACCGCGCGCGACGCTGCGCCGATCGCCACTGACGCGATCATCCGTCGCGAGGTGATTCCGGCCGGCTGGTACTGGACCACACGGCTGAACCGCGGCGATACGTTGCGCATCGTCAACACGTCGGGGACATCGACCGTCAGCCTGCTCGCCTGGAACAGCGCTGACACCACCGAGCGGCTCAACCACGCCGACACCATCAAGGTGCAGTGGGCGGCGCGGATGCAGAAGGGGCGCGTGCTGCTCTCGGACATGGGGCGCGCGCTGCTCGGCATCACCGAGGACAGCAGCGCCGCGCATGATGCGGTGGTCGGCGGCTCGACGGCGGCGACCAACCTGGCGAAATACGGCGAAGGCAGTTTCCGCAACACGCGCGACAATTTCATCCTCGCCGCGGCCAAGCTCGGGCTCGATCGCCGCGACGTCCATTCCTGCGTCAGCTTCTTTGCGCCGGTTGCCATCGACGCGGACGGCAGGTTTGTGTGGTCCGGCGCGCGCCGGCAAAAGGGCGATTTCGTCGATCTGCGTGCGGAGATGGACTTGCTGATCGCGCTGTCGAACTGTCCGCATCCGCTCGATCCCGCGGAAAGCTATCCGCAGGCGAGCGTGGAGATCGTGCGCTACCGCTCGGCCCAGCCCGCCGCCGATGATCTGTGCCGTACCGCGACCGCCGAGGCGATCCGCGCCTATCAGAACAATGCGCTGTATCTCGGCGAGATGAGCGAAGGAGCCGTGCGATGA
- a CDS encoding ABC transporter ATP-binding protein, translating to MSAIRFDDVWKEYGDHIVLERITMEVEPRAFIALVGPSGCGKTTLLRMLLGEEQPSRGQIMVDGKPLRAEPDADRGVVFQRYSVFPHLTVLQNVMLGRELRDAKFTAWLFGAARRAASEEAMALLAEVGLAGQESKYPSALSGGMQQRLALAQAIMRGPKILLLDEPFGALDPGIRADIHLLMKRLWNETHLTVVMVTHDLSEAFGLATRVIALERQRNRPEERERYGATVSRDLEVFPRRSAEPRSSVQPAPIGTTRSDQEHQPGRPGALVLKEQP from the coding sequence ATGAGCGCGATCCGGTTCGACGACGTCTGGAAGGAATACGGCGATCACATCGTGCTCGAGCGCATCACGATGGAGGTCGAGCCGCGCGCCTTCATTGCGCTGGTCGGTCCGTCCGGTTGCGGCAAGACCACGCTGCTGCGGATGCTGCTCGGCGAGGAGCAGCCGAGCCGCGGCCAGATCATGGTCGACGGCAAGCCGTTGCGCGCCGAGCCGGATGCCGACCGCGGCGTGGTGTTCCAGCGCTACTCGGTGTTTCCGCATCTGACCGTGCTGCAAAACGTCATGCTGGGCCGCGAACTGCGTGACGCCAAATTCACGGCGTGGCTGTTCGGCGCCGCACGGCGCGCCGCCAGCGAGGAGGCCATGGCGTTGCTCGCCGAGGTCGGGCTCGCCGGTCAGGAGAGCAAATATCCGTCGGCGCTGTCGGGCGGCATGCAGCAACGCCTCGCGCTGGCGCAAGCGATCATGCGCGGTCCGAAAATCCTGCTGCTTGACGAGCCGTTCGGCGCGCTCGATCCGGGGATTCGCGCCGACATCCACCTGTTGATGAAGCGGCTCTGGAACGAGACCCATCTGACGGTCGTGATGGTGACGCATGACCTCAGCGAGGCGTTCGGGCTCGCGACGCGCGTGATCGCGCTGGAGCGGCAGCGCAACCGGCCGGAGGAGCGCGAGCGCTACGGCGCCACCGTGTCACGCGACCTCGAGGTCTTCCCACGCCGCAGCGCGGAGCCGCGGTCATCCGTTCAACCAGCTCCGATCGGGACGACCCGGTCAGACCAGGAGCATCAGCCGGGACGGCCCGGCGCTCTCGTCTTGAAGGAGCAACCATGA